The Hydrogenophaga crocea genome contains a region encoding:
- the nusA gene encoding transcription termination factor NusA gives MNREMLMLIDAISREKNVERDVVLGAVEQALASATKKLYKGEVDIRVAMDPDTGAYETFRRWLVVPDEAGLQNPDAEELLSDARDEIADIEEGDYIEKPVESVPIGRIGAMAAKQVILQKIRDAEREMLLNDFMSRGDKIFVGTIKRMDKGDLIVESGRVEGRLKRGEMIPKENFRTGDRVRAMIMEVDLTLRGAPILLSRSAPEFMIELFRQEVPEIEQGLLEIKKCARDPGSRAKIAVHSFDKRIDPIGTCVGVRGSRVNAVTNELAGERVDIVLWSEDPAQFVIGALAPANVVSIVVDEERHAMDVVVDEENLAIAIGRGGQNVRLASELTGWRINIMTADESAQKQAEEASGIRELFMSKLDVDQEIADILIEEGFTSLEEVAYVPLQEMLEIESFDEDTVNELRTRAKDALLTMEIAREENVEEVSQNLKDLEGITPELIAKLAEAGIHTRDDLADLATDELTEITGQSDADATDLIMKARAHWFTAGDEAQPQS, from the coding sequence ATGAACCGCGAAATGTTGATGCTGATCGATGCCATCTCGCGCGAGAAGAACGTCGAGCGCGACGTGGTGCTGGGTGCGGTCGAGCAGGCGCTGGCCTCGGCGACGAAGAAGCTCTACAAGGGCGAGGTCGACATCCGCGTGGCCATGGACCCGGACACGGGCGCCTACGAAACCTTCCGCCGCTGGCTCGTGGTGCCCGATGAAGCCGGCCTGCAGAACCCCGACGCCGAAGAGCTGCTGTCCGATGCGCGCGACGAGATCGCCGACATCGAAGAAGGCGACTACATCGAGAAGCCGGTCGAGAGCGTGCCCATCGGCCGTATCGGCGCCATGGCCGCCAAGCAGGTCATCCTGCAGAAGATCCGCGATGCCGAGCGCGAGATGCTGCTCAACGACTTCATGTCGCGCGGCGACAAGATCTTCGTCGGCACCATCAAGCGCATGGACAAGGGCGACCTGATCGTCGAGAGCGGCCGCGTTGAAGGCCGCCTCAAGCGCGGCGAGATGATTCCCAAGGAAAACTTCCGCACCGGCGATCGCGTGCGCGCCATGATCATGGAGGTCGACCTCACGTTGCGTGGCGCGCCCATCCTGCTGTCGCGCTCGGCCCCCGAGTTCATGATCGAGCTGTTCCGCCAGGAAGTGCCCGAGATCGAGCAGGGCCTGCTCGAAATCAAGAAATGTGCCCGTGACCCGGGCTCGCGCGCCAAGATCGCCGTGCACAGCTTCGACAAGCGCATCGACCCGATCGGCACCTGCGTGGGTGTGCGCGGTTCGCGCGTGAACGCCGTCACCAACGAGCTCGCGGGTGAGCGCGTGGACATCGTGCTGTGGTCCGAAGACCCGGCGCAGTTCGTGATCGGCGCGCTCGCGCCGGCCAACGTGGTGTCCATCGTGGTCGACGAAGAGCGCCACGCCATGGACGTGGTGGTCGACGAGGAGAACCTCGCGATCGCCATCGGCCGCGGCGGCCAGAACGTGCGTCTGGCCAGCGAACTCACGGGTTGGCGCATCAACATCATGACGGCCGACGAATCGGCCCAGAAGCAGGCCGAAGAGGCCAGCGGCATCCGCGAGCTGTTCATGTCCAAGCTCGACGTGGACCAGGAGATCGCCGACATCCTGATCGAGGAAGGCTTCACCAGCCTCGAAGAGGTGGCCTACGTGCCGCTGCAGGAAATGCTCGAGATCGAGTCCTTCGACGAAGACACCGTCAACGAGCTGCGCACGCGCGCCAAGGACGCCCTGCTCACGATGGAAATCGCGCGCGAGGAAAACGTCGAAGAGGTGTCGCAGAACCTCAAGGACCTCGAGGGCATCACGCCCGAACTGATTGCCAAGCTGGCCGAGGCCGGCATCCACACCCGCGACGACCTGGCCGACCTGGCCACCGACGAACTGACCGAGATCACCGGCCAGTCCGATGCGGACGCCACCGACCTGATCATGAAAGCCCGCGCCCACTGGTTCACCGCCGGTGACGAAGCGCAGCCGCAATCCTGA